In a genomic window of Zestosphaera sp.:
- a CDS encoding amidohydrolase family protein produces the protein MIVCLRGLIVSMSREYGLISNGLVAFDDATGLIEEVTRWDKRDSVRCDLVEGDENAIVMPGLINTHTHAPMLILQGLGAGLTGFDWLRKIWCVEGLLRPEHIYVSTKASILLMLENGITTFADQYFYEEEVVRAVEELGVRGVLAKGVVEYSEHAPKHTIEDSINFALNFNGTANGRVKTMIGVHAMYSCSTETILKAVEFSEESGIRIHMHFSESLHELDYVRSKYGVTPTDLAAKLGILRTKPLLAHAVYLTDEDIKVLSKHEIYVAYSPFTIMSWGQDIARVGELLERGITVSLATDGPVTDGDLSLFKQVKLAIAAQSSRYRTPGKLQPREVLEMITSKAAKSLGIGELVGALKPGMKADIVVLKPPKTRIASLREDPYTTIVYNIGDESVNDVYVDGKKIISNKKPLRIDSEKLYEKLLELRRELLNEAIVCDK, from the coding sequence ATGATCGTGTGCTTAAGAGGACTCATAGTATCTATGAGTAGAGAATACGGGCTAATAAGTAACGGGCTAGTTGCGTTTGATGACGCTACTGGATTGATTGAAGAAGTGACGAGATGGGATAAGAGAGATTCAGTAAGGTGTGATCTCGTTGAGGGAGATGAGAACGCGATAGTGATGCCCGGACTAATAAATACTCACACGCACGCACCGATGCTAATTCTCCAGGGCTTAGGAGCTGGCTTGACTGGATTTGACTGGTTGAGGAAAATCTGGTGTGTCGAGGGTCTGTTAAGACCAGAACACATCTACGTGTCTACGAAGGCTTCAATACTACTGATGCTGGAAAACGGTATTACTACTTTCGCGGACCAATACTTCTATGAAGAAGAAGTAGTCAGAGCTGTTGAGGAGTTAGGTGTTAGGGGTGTTCTAGCTAAGGGTGTCGTAGAGTATAGTGAGCACGCACCAAAACACACTATCGAGGACTCAATAAACTTCGCTTTAAACTTCAACGGGACCGCAAACGGCAGAGTGAAGACTATGATAGGAGTTCATGCAATGTATTCGTGCAGTACCGAGACTATACTTAAGGCTGTCGAATTCTCAGAGGAGAGCGGCATAAGAATCCATATGCACTTCTCTGAGTCTCTACACGAGCTTGACTACGTTAGGAGTAAATATGGAGTGACGCCTACGGACCTAGCCGCAAAACTGGGTATCTTGCGAACCAAACCTTTACTGGCTCACGCAGTGTATCTTACAGACGAAGATATTAAGGTGTTGTCTAAGCACGAAATATACGTTGCGTACTCACCGTTCACTATAATGAGTTGGGGTCAAGACATAGCGAGGGTAGGAGAGCTTTTAGAGAGAGGTATTACAGTATCTCTAGCTACGGACGGGCCCGTAACAGACGGAGACTTAAGTCTCTTCAAGCAAGTAAAGCTAGCTATAGCTGCACAGTCAAGTCGTTATAGAACGCCTGGCAAGCTCCAACCAAGAGAAGTTCTTGAGATGATTACTAGCAAAGCTGCCAAAAGCTTAGGTATAGGAGAGTTAGTTGGAGCATTAAAACCTGGCATGAAGGCCGACATAGTGGTCCTGAAACCGCCTAAGACCAGGATTGCGAGTTTGAGAGAAGACCCTTACACTACCATAGTCTATAACATAGGAGATGAAAGCGTTAACGATGTATATGTGGATGGGAAAAAGATAATCTCTAATAAAAAGCCTTTGAGAATAGACTCGGAGAAACTTTACGAGAAGTTGCTAGAGCTTCGCAGGGAACTCTTAAACGAGGCTATAGTGTGCGATAAATAA
- a CDS encoding orotidine 5'-phosphate decarboxylase / HUMPS family protein, whose amino-acid sequence MIALAILQIALDSTDLKRVLKLSVEVASVTKCESVWLEAGTPLIKSWGTLAVKSLKDLTGCFVVADTKSMDVPGLEGAVMYEAGADAYTVLAVAEDEMIKEAVEAARSYGKSVIGDLISHPRPLQRAQELHRLGVDTIVYHIGISVQRARGLRAIDLLNEAARIKRETSLRVAVAGGIKPEDVKKIVEEGIDIVIIGGAITNSERPIEAVMKTLTYMK is encoded by the coding sequence GTGATTGCGTTGGCGATACTTCAGATAGCACTCGATTCAACAGATCTAAAAAGAGTTCTTAAGCTGTCTGTAGAAGTAGCTTCAGTGACTAAATGTGAGAGTGTGTGGCTTGAAGCAGGGACTCCCTTAATCAAGTCTTGGGGCACGTTGGCAGTGAAGTCTCTGAAGGACCTTACGGGCTGCTTCGTCGTAGCTGATACTAAATCTATGGACGTACCTGGTTTAGAGGGTGCAGTAATGTATGAAGCCGGTGCTGACGCGTACACGGTCCTGGCTGTTGCTGAAGACGAAATGATTAAAGAAGCTGTAGAGGCCGCACGTAGTTATGGTAAGTCTGTGATAGGAGATTTAATAAGTCATCCTAGACCACTTCAGAGAGCACAGGAACTCCACCGATTAGGTGTGGACACGATAGTTTATCATATAGGGATAAGCGTTCAGAGGGCTCGGGGTTTGAGAGCAATAGACTTACTGAATGAGGCGGCGAGAATAAAGAGGGAAACATCACTCAGAGTAGCTGTAGCAGGTGGTATCAAACCAGAAGACGTTAAGAAAATAGTAGAAGAAGGCATAGACATAGTCATAATAGGGGGAGCCATAACTAACTCAGAAAGACCTATAGAAGCGGTTATGAAGACGCTCACGTACATGAAGTAA